The following are encoded together in the Labeo rohita strain BAU-BD-2019 chromosome 17, IGBB_LRoh.1.0, whole genome shotgun sequence genome:
- the ppp1r13ba gene encoding protein phosphatase 1, regulatory subunit 13Ba isoform X6 gives MRRFINMVLRSLVSASKARPWLQKRARAQLKEDRKLKVPHGATKMILTVFLSDNQQLLTEVPITPETLCKDVVEFCKEAGESGCHLAEVWRGKERAIPFDQLMFEHLQKWGQRRQEVKFYLRHEESPIANVSQAGSQTSEQADRKSKGNLDKPCENGVGNPRVELTLSELQEMAMRQQQQIEAQQQMLIAKEQRLRYLKQQDPRQGQSVSESEKLQRLRERVESQEAKLKKVRAMRGQVDYSKLINGNLSAEIEHVSSLFQEKQAELQSAMLKVDQLTQQLDDLRRGRLNGLQPLGGPVTSNAALELRKLYQELQIRNKLNQEQNSKLQQHKDMLNKRNMEVTMMDKRIGDLRERLYKKKAELGRMSGPPSPQPTPGSSGRVAAVCPYIQVPVPGRQEGSYSLPPDPLKPQSLSTSATVNHARSKSANDAIWPSFSNRVPLKPPDWKDTSQDHTSKMGTSDKEAPKLLGTVTALSKQPPPIYGTYPSTGHHSTVCATSSLPRSAPGTLGWQRAPPASGSSSQQIQQRITVPPSPTPHSGSALFPQGERTEPPLAVAVRPFIPDRGSRPQSPRKGPATMNSSSIYNMYLQQPTAKSYSSSSRAAVKAVYGKPVLPGSTSPSPVPLYQQSSTDEVDREAVQESTPLPPPSVENIPRPLSPTKLTPVAHSPLRYQSDIDLEVLRRKLANAPRPLKKRSSITEPEGPSGPNIQKLLYQRFNTLAGGIESGVGGTPFYQPDSPLNYIATTLGDVDTANGNLMESSILVEPLAEPELPVPPPTSSVSPTADDNENQLTHLSSDSAGAQSADASDHSIKDTHEDNHNNNHTNVTDTQPSPVPEPHSPAEQDTTAHPGTPPGVSTIKRTNLKKPGSERTGHGLRVKFNPLALLLDASLEGEFDLVQRIIYEVENPSTPNDEGITPLHNAVCAGHHHIVKFLLDFGVNVNAADSDGWTPLHCAASCNNVHLCKLLVESGAAIFATTISDVETAADKCEEMEEGYVQCSQFLYGVQEKLGVMNKGTVYALWDYEAQSGDELSFREGDALTIMSRRDDSETEWWWAKLNDKEGYVPRNLLGLYPRIKPRQRSLA, from the exons ATGAGGAGGTTCATCAATATGGTGCTACGCAGCCTGGTCAGCGCCTCCAAGGCCAGGCCCTGGCTGCAGAAGAGAGCACGGGCACAGCTGAAGGAAGACCGGAAGCTCAAGGTGCCACACGGGGCGACTAAG ATGATTCTGACCGTGTTCCTGAGTGATAATCAACAGTTGCTGACTGAGGTGCCCATTACCCCGGAGACGCTCTGTAAGGATGTGGTGGAATTCTGTAAGGAGGCTGGGGAGAGCGGCTGCCACCTCGCTGAGGTCTGGAGAGGGAAAG AAAGAGCGATTCCTTTTGATCAGCTGATGTTCGAGCATCTACAGAAATGGGGTCAgaggagacaggaagtgaagttcTACCTGCGGCACGAGGAGTCTCCCATCGCAAACGTTTCTCAAG CAGGAAGTCAGACTTCAGAGCAGGCCGACAGGAAGAGCAAGGGGAACTTAGACAAGCCCTGCGAGAATGGG GTGGGGAATCCACGTGTGGAGTTAACGCTGTCAGAGCTGCAGGAGATGGCAATGCGACAGCAGCAGCAGATCGAAGCTCAGCAGCAGATGCTGATAGCAAAG GAGCAACGATTGCGATATTTGAAGCAGCAGGACCCACGTCAGGGCCAGTCTGTGTCTGAGAGTGAGAAGCTCCAGAGGTTGAGGGAAAGAGTGGAAAGTCAAGAAGCCAAACTCAAGAAGGTCCGTGCCATGAGGGGCCAAGTGGACTACAGCAAACTCATCAACGGCAACCTGT CTGCAGAAATTGAGCATGTTAGCAGCCTGTTCCAGGAAAAGCAGGCAGAGCTGCAGTCAGCCATGCTGAAGGTGGACCAGCTCACGCAGCAGCTAGACGATCTGCGACGGGGGCGTCTCAATGGACTGCAGCCTCTTGGGGGACCGGTGACCAGCAATGCTGCACTGGAACTACGCAAACTCTACCAGGAACTGCAG ATCCGGAACAAGCTAAATCAGGAACAGAACAGCAAGCTACAGCAACACAAAGATATGCTTAACAAGCGTAACATGGAGGTGACCATGATGGACAAGCGTATTGGGGACCTCAGAGAGCGTCTCTACAAGAAAAAAGCAGAG CTTGGCCGAATGAGTGGTCCTCCTTCCCCTCAGCCCACTCCAGGCAGTTCTGGGCGAGTGGCAGCAGTCTGTCCCTACATCCAGGTCCCGGTGCCTGGGCGACAGGAAGGAAGCTACAGTTTACCGCCTGATCCCCTGAAGCCACAGTCTCTCTCCACCTCTGCTACAGTCAACCATGCTCGCTCCAAGTCAG CAAATGATGCAATATGGCCCTCCTTCAGTAATAGGGTTCCTCTAAAACCTCCAGATTGGAAGGACACAAGTCAAGATCATACCAGCAAGATGGGTACCTCAGACAAG GAAGCCCCTAAGCTGTTAGGGACAGTAACAGCATTGTCTAAGCAGCCTCCACCCATCTATGGAACCTATCCCAGTACAGGCCATCACTCCACAGTCTGTGCCACCAGCTCTTTGCCCCGCTCTGCTCCTGGCACCTTAGGCTGGCAGAGAGCACCCCCTGCCTCTGGTTCCTCTTCACAGCAGATCCAACAGCGGATAACAGTGCCTCCCAGTCCTACACCTCACTCCGGGTCAGCGCTGTTCCCTCAGGGTGAGAGGACAGAGCCTCCACTTGCTGTGGCAGTACGTCCCTTCATTCCGGACAGGGGGTCCCGGCCCCAGTCTCCAAGGAAAGGTCCTGCCACTATGAACTCCAGCTCAATCTACAATATGTACCTGCAGCAACCTACAGCCAAAAGCTACTCCAGCAGTAGCAGAGCTGCAGTTAAAGCAG TATATGGGAAACCAGTCCTACCAGGCTCAACCTCTCCTTCTCCAGTTCCACTCTACCAGCAGTCCTCCACAGATGAGGTCGACAGAGAGGCCGTCCAAGAAAGCACTCCCTTACCTCCACCCAGTGTGGAGAACATCCCTCGCCCTCTCAGTCCTACTAAACTGACCCCTGTGGCCCACTCCCCTCTCCGTTACCAAAGTGACATTGACCTGGAGGTGCTGCGAAGGAAATTAGCCAATGCTCCCCGACCTTTAAAGAAGCGAAGCTCCATCACAGAACCAGAAGGACCCAGTGGACCTAACATCCAGAAGCTTCTTTATCAGCGCTTCAACACCCTTGCAGGGGGCATTGAGAGTGGAGTGGGGGGTACACCCTTCTACCAGCCTGACAGTCCTCTGAACTACATAGCCACAACCCTGGGTGATGTGGATACTGCCAATGGGAACCTGATGGAGTCAAGCATCTTAGTTGAACCTTTGGCAGAACCAGAACTTCCAGTCCCTCCTCCCACCTCTTCTGTGTCGCCTACAGCTGATGATAACGAGAACCAGCTGACACATCTATCTAGTGACTCAGCAGGTGCCCAGTCTGCTGATGCTTCAGACCATTCTATTAAGGACACCCACGAGGACAATCATAACAACAACCACACAAATGTTACAGACACACAACCCAGCCCAGTACCAGAACCTCATTCCCCTGCAGAGCAGGATACCACAGCACACCCAGGCACACCTCCTGGTGTATCTACG ATTAAGCGCACCAACTTGAAGAAGCCCGGCTCTGAGAGGACAGGTCATGGCTTGAGGGTCAAGTTCAATCCTCTTGCACTGCTTTTGGATGCATCTTTGGAGGGCGAGTTTGATTTGGTGCAAAGGATTATTTATGAG GTGGAAAATCCTAGCACTCCAAATGATGAAGGTATCACGCCTCTCCATAATGCAGTATGTGCAGGTCACCACCATATTGTGAAATTCCTGCTGGACTTTGGGGTCAATGTCAATGCAGCAGATAGTGATGGATG GACACCCCTGCACTGTGCAGCTTCATGCAATAATGTTCATCTTTGCAAGTTGCTGGTGGAATCTGGAGCTGCAATTTTTGCCACTACTATCAGTGACGTGGAGACGGCAGCAGACAAGTGCGAAGAGATGGAGGAGGGTTATGTCCAGTGCTCTCAGTTTCTATATG GTGTGCAGGAGAAACTGGGCGTAATGAATAAAGGGACGGTATATGCCCTGTGGGACTATGAAGCTCAGAGTGGAGATGAGCTGTCCTTCCGTGAGGGCGATGCTCTTACCATCATGAGCCGTAGGGATGACAGTGAGACAGAGTGGTGGTGGGCCAAACTTAATGACAAAGAGGGCTACGTACCACGCAACTTGTTAGGG TTGTACCCAAGGATCAAACCCAGGCAACGTTCCTTGGCATAG
- the ppp1r13ba gene encoding protein phosphatase 1, regulatory subunit 13Ba isoform X3: MRRFINMVLRSLVSASKARPWLQKRARAQLKEDRKLKVPHGATKMILTVFLSDNQQLLTEVPITPETLCKDVVEFCKEAGESGCHLAEVWRGKERAIPFDQLMFEHLQKWGQRRQEVKFYLRHEESPIANVSQAGSQTSEQADRKSKGNLDKPCENGVGNPRVELTLSELQEMAMRQQQQIEAQQQMLIAKEQRLRYLKQQDPRQGQSVSESEKLQRLRERVESQEAKLKKVRAMRGQVDYSKLINGNLSAEIEHVSSLFQEKQAELQSAMLKVDQLTQQLDDLRRGRLNGLQPLGGPVTSNAALELRKLYQELQIRNKLNQEQNSKLQQHKDMLNKRNMEVTMMDKRIGDLRERLYKKKAELGRMSGPPSPQPTPGSSGRVAAVCPYIQVPVPGRQEGSYSLPPDPLKPQSLSTSATVNHARSKSEEERVRMPAGPWKVSDLDIIVDPLVPSSEPREGPEAPTDSDSNDAIWPSFSNRVPLKPPDWKDTSQDHTSKMGTSDKEAPKLLGTVTALSKQPPPIYGTYPSTGHHSTVCATSSLPRSAPGTLGWQRAPPASGSSSQQIQQRITVPPSPTPHSGSALFPQGERTEPPLAVAVRPFIPDRGSRPQSPRKGPATMNSSSIYNMYLQQPTAKSYSSSSRAAVKAVYGKPVLPGSTSPSPVPLYQQSSTDEVDREAVQESTPLPPPSVENIPRPLSPTKLTPVAHSPLRYQSDIDLEVLRRKLANAPRPLKKRSSITEPEGPSGPNIQKLLYQRFNTLAGGIESGVGGTPFYQPDSPLNYIATTLGDVDTANGNLMESSILVEPLAEPELPVPPPTSSVSPTADDNENQLTHLSSDSAGAQSADASDHSIKDTHEDNHNNNHTNVTDTQPSPVPEPHSPAEQDTTAHPGTPPGVSTIKRTNLKKPGSERTGHGLRVKFNPLALLLDASLEGEFDLVQRIIYEVENPSTPNDEGITPLHNAVCAGHHHIVKFLLDFGVNVNAADSDGWTPLHCAASCNNVHLCKLLVESGAAIFATTISDVETAADKCEEMEEGYVQCSQFLYGVQEKLGVMNKGTVYALWDYEAQSGDELSFREGDALTIMSRRDDSETEWWWAKLNDKEGYVPRNLLGLYPRIKPRQRSLA, from the exons ATGAGGAGGTTCATCAATATGGTGCTACGCAGCCTGGTCAGCGCCTCCAAGGCCAGGCCCTGGCTGCAGAAGAGAGCACGGGCACAGCTGAAGGAAGACCGGAAGCTCAAGGTGCCACACGGGGCGACTAAG ATGATTCTGACCGTGTTCCTGAGTGATAATCAACAGTTGCTGACTGAGGTGCCCATTACCCCGGAGACGCTCTGTAAGGATGTGGTGGAATTCTGTAAGGAGGCTGGGGAGAGCGGCTGCCACCTCGCTGAGGTCTGGAGAGGGAAAG AAAGAGCGATTCCTTTTGATCAGCTGATGTTCGAGCATCTACAGAAATGGGGTCAgaggagacaggaagtgaagttcTACCTGCGGCACGAGGAGTCTCCCATCGCAAACGTTTCTCAAG CAGGAAGTCAGACTTCAGAGCAGGCCGACAGGAAGAGCAAGGGGAACTTAGACAAGCCCTGCGAGAATGGG GTGGGGAATCCACGTGTGGAGTTAACGCTGTCAGAGCTGCAGGAGATGGCAATGCGACAGCAGCAGCAGATCGAAGCTCAGCAGCAGATGCTGATAGCAAAG GAGCAACGATTGCGATATTTGAAGCAGCAGGACCCACGTCAGGGCCAGTCTGTGTCTGAGAGTGAGAAGCTCCAGAGGTTGAGGGAAAGAGTGGAAAGTCAAGAAGCCAAACTCAAGAAGGTCCGTGCCATGAGGGGCCAAGTGGACTACAGCAAACTCATCAACGGCAACCTGT CTGCAGAAATTGAGCATGTTAGCAGCCTGTTCCAGGAAAAGCAGGCAGAGCTGCAGTCAGCCATGCTGAAGGTGGACCAGCTCACGCAGCAGCTAGACGATCTGCGACGGGGGCGTCTCAATGGACTGCAGCCTCTTGGGGGACCGGTGACCAGCAATGCTGCACTGGAACTACGCAAACTCTACCAGGAACTGCAG ATCCGGAACAAGCTAAATCAGGAACAGAACAGCAAGCTACAGCAACACAAAGATATGCTTAACAAGCGTAACATGGAGGTGACCATGATGGACAAGCGTATTGGGGACCTCAGAGAGCGTCTCTACAAGAAAAAAGCAGAG CTTGGCCGAATGAGTGGTCCTCCTTCCCCTCAGCCCACTCCAGGCAGTTCTGGGCGAGTGGCAGCAGTCTGTCCCTACATCCAGGTCCCGGTGCCTGGGCGACAGGAAGGAAGCTACAGTTTACCGCCTGATCCCCTGAAGCCACAGTCTCTCTCCACCTCTGCTACAGTCAACCATGCTCGCTCCAAGTCAG AGGAAGAGAGGGTGAGGATGCCTGCAGGCCCATGGAAGGTCTCAGACTTAGACATCATAGTGGACCCTCTGGTGCCATCCTCAGAGCCTAGAGAGGGGCCAGAGGCCCCCACAGACTCCGACT CAAATGATGCAATATGGCCCTCCTTCAGTAATAGGGTTCCTCTAAAACCTCCAGATTGGAAGGACACAAGTCAAGATCATACCAGCAAGATGGGTACCTCAGACAAG GAAGCCCCTAAGCTGTTAGGGACAGTAACAGCATTGTCTAAGCAGCCTCCACCCATCTATGGAACCTATCCCAGTACAGGCCATCACTCCACAGTCTGTGCCACCAGCTCTTTGCCCCGCTCTGCTCCTGGCACCTTAGGCTGGCAGAGAGCACCCCCTGCCTCTGGTTCCTCTTCACAGCAGATCCAACAGCGGATAACAGTGCCTCCCAGTCCTACACCTCACTCCGGGTCAGCGCTGTTCCCTCAGGGTGAGAGGACAGAGCCTCCACTTGCTGTGGCAGTACGTCCCTTCATTCCGGACAGGGGGTCCCGGCCCCAGTCTCCAAGGAAAGGTCCTGCCACTATGAACTCCAGCTCAATCTACAATATGTACCTGCAGCAACCTACAGCCAAAAGCTACTCCAGCAGTAGCAGAGCTGCAGTTAAAGCAG TATATGGGAAACCAGTCCTACCAGGCTCAACCTCTCCTTCTCCAGTTCCACTCTACCAGCAGTCCTCCACAGATGAGGTCGACAGAGAGGCCGTCCAAGAAAGCACTCCCTTACCTCCACCCAGTGTGGAGAACATCCCTCGCCCTCTCAGTCCTACTAAACTGACCCCTGTGGCCCACTCCCCTCTCCGTTACCAAAGTGACATTGACCTGGAGGTGCTGCGAAGGAAATTAGCCAATGCTCCCCGACCTTTAAAGAAGCGAAGCTCCATCACAGAACCAGAAGGACCCAGTGGACCTAACATCCAGAAGCTTCTTTATCAGCGCTTCAACACCCTTGCAGGGGGCATTGAGAGTGGAGTGGGGGGTACACCCTTCTACCAGCCTGACAGTCCTCTGAACTACATAGCCACAACCCTGGGTGATGTGGATACTGCCAATGGGAACCTGATGGAGTCAAGCATCTTAGTTGAACCTTTGGCAGAACCAGAACTTCCAGTCCCTCCTCCCACCTCTTCTGTGTCGCCTACAGCTGATGATAACGAGAACCAGCTGACACATCTATCTAGTGACTCAGCAGGTGCCCAGTCTGCTGATGCTTCAGACCATTCTATTAAGGACACCCACGAGGACAATCATAACAACAACCACACAAATGTTACAGACACACAACCCAGCCCAGTACCAGAACCTCATTCCCCTGCAGAGCAGGATACCACAGCACACCCAGGCACACCTCCTGGTGTATCTACG ATTAAGCGCACCAACTTGAAGAAGCCCGGCTCTGAGAGGACAGGTCATGGCTTGAGGGTCAAGTTCAATCCTCTTGCACTGCTTTTGGATGCATCTTTGGAGGGCGAGTTTGATTTGGTGCAAAGGATTATTTATGAG GTGGAAAATCCTAGCACTCCAAATGATGAAGGTATCACGCCTCTCCATAATGCAGTATGTGCAGGTCACCACCATATTGTGAAATTCCTGCTGGACTTTGGGGTCAATGTCAATGCAGCAGATAGTGATGGATG GACACCCCTGCACTGTGCAGCTTCATGCAATAATGTTCATCTTTGCAAGTTGCTGGTGGAATCTGGAGCTGCAATTTTTGCCACTACTATCAGTGACGTGGAGACGGCAGCAGACAAGTGCGAAGAGATGGAGGAGGGTTATGTCCAGTGCTCTCAGTTTCTATATG GTGTGCAGGAGAAACTGGGCGTAATGAATAAAGGGACGGTATATGCCCTGTGGGACTATGAAGCTCAGAGTGGAGATGAGCTGTCCTTCCGTGAGGGCGATGCTCTTACCATCATGAGCCGTAGGGATGACAGTGAGACAGAGTGGTGGTGGGCCAAACTTAATGACAAAGAGGGCTACGTACCACGCAACTTGTTAGGG TTGTACCCAAGGATCAAACCCAGGCAACGTTCCTTGGCATAG
- the ppp1r13ba gene encoding protein phosphatase 1, regulatory subunit 13Ba isoform X1: MRRFINMVLRSLVSASKARPWLQKRARAQLKEDRKLKVPHGATKMILTVFLSDNQQLLTEVPITPETLCKDVVEFCKEAGESGCHLAEVWRGKERAIPFDQLMFEHLQKWGQRRQEVKFYLRHEESPIANVSQAGSQTSEQADRKSKGNLDKPCENGVGNPRVELTLSELQEMAMRQQQQIEAQQQMLIAKEQRLRYLKQQDPRQGQSVSESEKLQRLRERVESQEAKLKKVRAMRGQVDYSKLINGNLSAEIEHVSSLFQEKQAELQSAMLKVDQLTQQLDDLRRGRLNGLQPLGGPVTSNAALELRKLYQELQIRNKLNQEQNSKLQQHKDMLNKRNMEVTMMDKRIGDLRERLYKKKAELGRMSGPPSPQPTPGSSGRVAAVCPYIQVPVPGRQEGSYSLPPDPLKPQSLSTSATVNHARSKSEEERVRMPAGPWKVSDLDIIVDPLVPSSEPREGPEAPTDSDCTSTNDAIWPSFSNRVPLKPPDWKDTSQDHTSKMGTSDKEAPKLLGTVTALSKQPPPIYGTYPSTGHHSTVCATSSLPRSAPGTLGWQRAPPASGSSSQQIQQRITVPPSPTPHSGSALFPQGERTEPPLAVAVRPFIPDRGSRPQSPRKGPATMNSSSIYNMYLQQPTAKSYSSSSRAAVKAVYGKPVLPGSTSPSPVPLYQQSSTDEVDREAVQESTPLPPPSVENIPRPLSPTKLTPVAHSPLRYQSDIDLEVLRRKLANAPRPLKKRSSITEPEGPSGPNIQKLLYQRFNTLAGGIESGVGGTPFYQPDSPLNYIATTLGDVDTANGNLMESSILVEPLAEPELPVPPPTSSVSPTADDNENQLTHLSSDSAGAQSADASDHSIKDTHEDNHNNNHTNVTDTQPSPVPEPHSPAEQDTTAHPGTPPGVSTIKRTNLKKPGSERTGHGLRVKFNPLALLLDASLEGEFDLVQRIIYEVENPSTPNDEGITPLHNAVCAGHHHIVKFLLDFGVNVNAADSDGWTPLHCAASCNNVHLCKLLVESGAAIFATTISDVETAADKCEEMEEGYVQCSQFLYGVQEKLGVMNKGTVYALWDYEAQSGDELSFREGDALTIMSRRDDSETEWWWAKLNDKEGYVPRNLLGLYPRIKPRQRSLA; encoded by the exons ATGAGGAGGTTCATCAATATGGTGCTACGCAGCCTGGTCAGCGCCTCCAAGGCCAGGCCCTGGCTGCAGAAGAGAGCACGGGCACAGCTGAAGGAAGACCGGAAGCTCAAGGTGCCACACGGGGCGACTAAG ATGATTCTGACCGTGTTCCTGAGTGATAATCAACAGTTGCTGACTGAGGTGCCCATTACCCCGGAGACGCTCTGTAAGGATGTGGTGGAATTCTGTAAGGAGGCTGGGGAGAGCGGCTGCCACCTCGCTGAGGTCTGGAGAGGGAAAG AAAGAGCGATTCCTTTTGATCAGCTGATGTTCGAGCATCTACAGAAATGGGGTCAgaggagacaggaagtgaagttcTACCTGCGGCACGAGGAGTCTCCCATCGCAAACGTTTCTCAAG CAGGAAGTCAGACTTCAGAGCAGGCCGACAGGAAGAGCAAGGGGAACTTAGACAAGCCCTGCGAGAATGGG GTGGGGAATCCACGTGTGGAGTTAACGCTGTCAGAGCTGCAGGAGATGGCAATGCGACAGCAGCAGCAGATCGAAGCTCAGCAGCAGATGCTGATAGCAAAG GAGCAACGATTGCGATATTTGAAGCAGCAGGACCCACGTCAGGGCCAGTCTGTGTCTGAGAGTGAGAAGCTCCAGAGGTTGAGGGAAAGAGTGGAAAGTCAAGAAGCCAAACTCAAGAAGGTCCGTGCCATGAGGGGCCAAGTGGACTACAGCAAACTCATCAACGGCAACCTGT CTGCAGAAATTGAGCATGTTAGCAGCCTGTTCCAGGAAAAGCAGGCAGAGCTGCAGTCAGCCATGCTGAAGGTGGACCAGCTCACGCAGCAGCTAGACGATCTGCGACGGGGGCGTCTCAATGGACTGCAGCCTCTTGGGGGACCGGTGACCAGCAATGCTGCACTGGAACTACGCAAACTCTACCAGGAACTGCAG ATCCGGAACAAGCTAAATCAGGAACAGAACAGCAAGCTACAGCAACACAAAGATATGCTTAACAAGCGTAACATGGAGGTGACCATGATGGACAAGCGTATTGGGGACCTCAGAGAGCGTCTCTACAAGAAAAAAGCAGAG CTTGGCCGAATGAGTGGTCCTCCTTCCCCTCAGCCCACTCCAGGCAGTTCTGGGCGAGTGGCAGCAGTCTGTCCCTACATCCAGGTCCCGGTGCCTGGGCGACAGGAAGGAAGCTACAGTTTACCGCCTGATCCCCTGAAGCCACAGTCTCTCTCCACCTCTGCTACAGTCAACCATGCTCGCTCCAAGTCAG AGGAAGAGAGGGTGAGGATGCCTGCAGGCCCATGGAAGGTCTCAGACTTAGACATCATAGTGGACCCTCTGGTGCCATCCTCAGAGCCTAGAGAGGGGCCAGAGGCCCCCACAGACTCCGACTGTACGTCTA CAAATGATGCAATATGGCCCTCCTTCAGTAATAGGGTTCCTCTAAAACCTCCAGATTGGAAGGACACAAGTCAAGATCATACCAGCAAGATGGGTACCTCAGACAAG GAAGCCCCTAAGCTGTTAGGGACAGTAACAGCATTGTCTAAGCAGCCTCCACCCATCTATGGAACCTATCCCAGTACAGGCCATCACTCCACAGTCTGTGCCACCAGCTCTTTGCCCCGCTCTGCTCCTGGCACCTTAGGCTGGCAGAGAGCACCCCCTGCCTCTGGTTCCTCTTCACAGCAGATCCAACAGCGGATAACAGTGCCTCCCAGTCCTACACCTCACTCCGGGTCAGCGCTGTTCCCTCAGGGTGAGAGGACAGAGCCTCCACTTGCTGTGGCAGTACGTCCCTTCATTCCGGACAGGGGGTCCCGGCCCCAGTCTCCAAGGAAAGGTCCTGCCACTATGAACTCCAGCTCAATCTACAATATGTACCTGCAGCAACCTACAGCCAAAAGCTACTCCAGCAGTAGCAGAGCTGCAGTTAAAGCAG TATATGGGAAACCAGTCCTACCAGGCTCAACCTCTCCTTCTCCAGTTCCACTCTACCAGCAGTCCTCCACAGATGAGGTCGACAGAGAGGCCGTCCAAGAAAGCACTCCCTTACCTCCACCCAGTGTGGAGAACATCCCTCGCCCTCTCAGTCCTACTAAACTGACCCCTGTGGCCCACTCCCCTCTCCGTTACCAAAGTGACATTGACCTGGAGGTGCTGCGAAGGAAATTAGCCAATGCTCCCCGACCTTTAAAGAAGCGAAGCTCCATCACAGAACCAGAAGGACCCAGTGGACCTAACATCCAGAAGCTTCTTTATCAGCGCTTCAACACCCTTGCAGGGGGCATTGAGAGTGGAGTGGGGGGTACACCCTTCTACCAGCCTGACAGTCCTCTGAACTACATAGCCACAACCCTGGGTGATGTGGATACTGCCAATGGGAACCTGATGGAGTCAAGCATCTTAGTTGAACCTTTGGCAGAACCAGAACTTCCAGTCCCTCCTCCCACCTCTTCTGTGTCGCCTACAGCTGATGATAACGAGAACCAGCTGACACATCTATCTAGTGACTCAGCAGGTGCCCAGTCTGCTGATGCTTCAGACCATTCTATTAAGGACACCCACGAGGACAATCATAACAACAACCACACAAATGTTACAGACACACAACCCAGCCCAGTACCAGAACCTCATTCCCCTGCAGAGCAGGATACCACAGCACACCCAGGCACACCTCCTGGTGTATCTACG ATTAAGCGCACCAACTTGAAGAAGCCCGGCTCTGAGAGGACAGGTCATGGCTTGAGGGTCAAGTTCAATCCTCTTGCACTGCTTTTGGATGCATCTTTGGAGGGCGAGTTTGATTTGGTGCAAAGGATTATTTATGAG GTGGAAAATCCTAGCACTCCAAATGATGAAGGTATCACGCCTCTCCATAATGCAGTATGTGCAGGTCACCACCATATTGTGAAATTCCTGCTGGACTTTGGGGTCAATGTCAATGCAGCAGATAGTGATGGATG GACACCCCTGCACTGTGCAGCTTCATGCAATAATGTTCATCTTTGCAAGTTGCTGGTGGAATCTGGAGCTGCAATTTTTGCCACTACTATCAGTGACGTGGAGACGGCAGCAGACAAGTGCGAAGAGATGGAGGAGGGTTATGTCCAGTGCTCTCAGTTTCTATATG GTGTGCAGGAGAAACTGGGCGTAATGAATAAAGGGACGGTATATGCCCTGTGGGACTATGAAGCTCAGAGTGGAGATGAGCTGTCCTTCCGTGAGGGCGATGCTCTTACCATCATGAGCCGTAGGGATGACAGTGAGACAGAGTGGTGGTGGGCCAAACTTAATGACAAAGAGGGCTACGTACCACGCAACTTGTTAGGG TTGTACCCAAGGATCAAACCCAGGCAACGTTCCTTGGCATAG